CCGAGCAGACCAATCTACTGGCGCTGAATGCCGCCATCGAAGCAGCACGCGCTGGCGAACAGGGCCGCGGCTTTGCGGTGGTGGCCGACGAAGTCCGCGCATTGGCTGGCCGTACCCAGGCTTCGACCCAGGACATCCAGAAGATGATACAAAGCTTGCAGACGGGCAGTGCTCAAGCGGTAAGCGTCATGCAGCGCAGCGCAGCGCTGGCAGCCGAGAGCGTCGAACAGGCCTCGGGCGCCGAGCGCTCGCTAGGCGAGACGGCTCAGTCGGTGGTGCGGATAAACGATATGGCCGCCCAGATCGCTGCGGCCTGTGAAGAGCAGAGCCAGACGACCGAGGAGATCGCCCGCAATATCAGTGGCATTCGAGACTTGTCGAATCAGGCCGCGCAAAGCTCTGAGGAAAGCCGTGACGCCAGCGAATCGTTGGCGCGCCTTGCGGCGGGACTGCAGCAGCAGGTGGGACGCTTCAGAACCTGACAGGGAAAGACGCAACGGCCGGGCACGATGAGGCACCCGGCCGATACGACTAGTGAGGAGCGGCAGCTACCTTATCGTGGCTGCTGCGGATGAACTCGGTGGTCACTTCCGGTTGGGTAATCGGAAGCATGTGCCCGCCGTCGACCAGTGTCAGCTCCGCCTGTGGCACGATGTCCTTCAAGGCCTGGCCCTGTTCGGCAGGATCGAGGATGCGGTCCTGGCGACCGTAGAGTATCGAGATCGGCAGCTGAAGGGTCGGGTAGCGCTGTTGCATCATCGGCAGGACGTCTTCCAGTGCATTCAGATCACGCGATGAAGCGATGAACTGACTGGGCCGCAGTCCAAGAAAGCCCCCGCCACGTACTCCAAAATCCTCCGGCGCGGCTTCCGGCCCGAATACGATGTTCATCACCTTGTCACGGTTGAGGATGGTCATCGGCGTCGCCAGGGTCCAGGCGATCAGGCGGCGCAGCCAGCTCTGGCGTACGGTCAGGCCAGCGAACGCCTTCGAAACGCCCTGCGGAAGATGCGTCAGCGGTGCGACCAGCGCCAGGCCGGAGACCTGGGTCGGGTGTCGCAACGCTGTGGCGAGGGCGACGGCTCCCCCCAGCGAGTGACCGACGATCAGCGGTCGTCTCAGGTCGAGCGCCTGAATCAGGCCGGCCATCACATCGGCTTGCACGTCCAGTCTGGCAGATGAGCGCCGGTGACGGCTGGAGTAACCGCTGCCAGGCCGGTCTACAGCCACCACCCGGAACTGCGTGGCGAGTTCGCCGAGTACCTGATAGTTGAAGTTGCGCGCGACGCCCCCCAGACCGTGGATCAGCAGAATGGTGGGGCCCTTACCGGCCTCGATG
The nucleotide sequence above comes from Halopseudomonas xinjiangensis. Encoded proteins:
- a CDS encoding alpha/beta fold hydrolase, with product MKIIGILAVIVLLVLAGLWLFTLFTAKRVEAGLPPEGRFVEVMGARLHVIEAGKGPTILLIHGLGGVARNFNYQVLGELATQFRVVAVDRPGSGYSSRHRRSSARLDVQADVMAGLIQALDLRRPLIVGHSLGGAVALATALRHPTQVSGLALVAPLTHLPQGVSKAFAGLTVRQSWLRRLIAWTLATPMTILNRDKVMNIVFGPEAAPEDFGVRGGGFLGLRPSQFIASSRDLNALEDVLPMMQQRYPTLQLPISILYGRQDRILDPAEQGQALKDIVPQAELTLVDGGHMLPITQPEVTTEFIRSSHDKVAAAPH